The Acropora muricata isolate sample 2 chromosome 7, ASM3666990v1, whole genome shotgun sequence genomic interval atggtcagaaacaacatacttcatagataagcaatgcaagaaaaatctccaggttCTCCTTAAAAAAATAGATTCTTGAAATTTGCCTGATGCGTAGCGGCGGAACAGAATATCAACAGCAACAACTAGAACAGCGATTCTTCTTAATTTTACTAATAGATCCTGATTGTAAGAATGGAAAATTTGAGGTCTGAAGCTGCATTAAGTGCaggtaaaaacaaattttttaatgTGACAATTTAAGTTAAGCTCATAAATTTCACTATAAGCTGAAAATCAACAGCACGGGAAATTTTCTCTGGGCTACAAGAAAAACCTTTTTGATCACGATGATAGCACTAGGCTTTGTGATTTTAAGGCACTCACTGTAATAAAGAGGTGAATGCCATTTGCATTTCCATTTATTTAGGTTCGGAGCCAGACTATCTACTCGTTAATTCGGCTGGCAGATGATCTGTTATGGCTGTCTCGAAGGAAAATTTTCATCCATCCTTCTTTACGTCATGAtgtgttcattgaccatatttggtagtgcaggtatGTGAGCTGATAACCTCTGTGCGGCGAGCgaatgaaaatgctagaaatctgatatccgtaaTTCAGTTTTTATTatgtagatatatatatatatatatatatatatatatatatatatatatatatatatatatatatgtatatatatataagcagaaTAGATGGGTTTACCAAAGCAATGTGCTCTCAGCAGAAGGATCCAACGGATACAATGCCACCACGTAAatttatagacaagtacttgaggtaagacagtggggccaacttctaactggtccgacgcgatttattaacgtttcggctgtttagccttcttcagataaaatctaaaaactaaaaactaattacaatggttgtgcatatcagaagtacagagttatataaacaacttaattaagacatacaaaaagaaataaattgcaATTTATTCCTTTCAGCACaggaaattcgccatcagttttcccttatttggtcaaacttaacgataatggctcatatcatgggcttagggaaccaatcagaaaggtggaaaatcattatctggagctaaaaaattactaaatatatatataaatcatcaactattttcgctcgcgcgcgatttgTCTagacgcgtcacgtgggcgaatattcgaATATtcgaggatattccccagttcttaaaaccgatggataataaacacaatagcctccatttggctgcgaaaatatgctcggatgtttgtccttggacattatctgctcctcgaagctcacagttttcttcgagcttcgctctcggaaaactgttcacTTCTCGGAACAAATAATATCCGCGACAACAAGACCAAGCCCACGAAAGAACATGCAACTGTCTAAAGATGGATCAATGCCCCTTGGATGGAGATTCCCTCTCTGAAGGAGTCGCTTACCAAGCCCGAGTGACTTCTGCCAGTAAAACCGAAACCTATGTAGGTCTTACAGCCACGGGATTTAAGGTTAGTTTTGGAAACCATCAGGTGTCGTTCAACAATGCAACGAGCAAGAACGACCCAAAACGAGCTAATCTTTATTGCCTCGCGTTTCGTGCCATATTGgttttcgcgtgcaatttaacgcggaaaTCACGAGTCAGGTAATGACTTTTTCTATACTATTCTTATTTCTAAAACGCCAGTAGCCAAACGTTTTCATGGTAGCCAACGTAAAAAAGTAAAACTCTATTTAAGTTTCTcatagtttttttgttttgtttagtttttgttttatttttgtttttgttttttttgtgtgttttgtttttttcaagtttgGCCTGCTAGACACAAGATGTCTGTgacaatttttgcattttacTTGATGTCCTTGGTTAGTACGAGTGAGACGACTGGTGAGCAGTGCAAAGTTTATCAAGTCCCAATTCATGGCAAAGCACTCCGCGGTCACACCTATAAAACTGCAAAGGCTGAGGAACTGTTTAGATGCTATGTACGCTGTGAGAGAGATTCAGCGTGCTTGAGTTGTAACTTCAAACACGCACAAGAGATTTGCGAAATGAATAacgagaccaaggaaaccaaacCGAATGACTTTATCACAGATGAGGAaagttattatataaaacgCACAGGCGGAGGTGGGTAAAATAGCCAGCTGACTTTTTGATCACAAGATTACTAATGACCTGCAGCCAATCATTAGCATTCTGATGACAGCAAGAgcatttcaagttttttttttttgtttttgttgttttttttccttttaaataaGTAACTGTAAATTTTAACTCTCTTCCTGTGTTAGTTTAAGAACTTTGCTCATTTCTGCtaacaatttgtttctttgtaacTGAAGGCAACAAAATACTCCGAGTATTACCTTACCCTATGTTTTTATCCCATGTTCTAACACGTTAGTTAAGTGCACATCCTTCTAAGGCTAAATGCTTGGCTATATTGGATGCTGTCTCCTGGTGATTGGGCAACCACGAAACAGGTCTGTAGTGCTCAGCTGTCATTTATCAAATGGCGATCGCCTGAACAAAGAAATTCAGGTCGCACTCAGTGAAAAttgagtgaattttttttttttattattatttcttcttGAATAGTACTAAAAgttgtagttttctttttttctgtctcCGGTCTGAGAAGAGCAGAATATTTTAGTTAGATGCAGGGGTTAAGCTAACTCTGGCAGatcatttattgttattattatttatctttaaATTAAGTTAGCCTTGCATTCAGAACCATCCTTATCGGCCAACTTAAAACGACCGTAATAAAATTTTGGATTTCAAGCCGTGTTTTCTTCCAACAAAGCAATAACCTCGTCAACTGAGAACAATCTTTGAACGTTGCTTTGGACAAGCATTTCCCTTGTCGTTTTCTAAATAGTCATAATTCAGGGaaagataaagaaaataaaatctaTACACCAAGCAGCGTAGCCGTAATATAACACTGACGTGACATAATTAGAGGTTGAGCACGCGACGCTTTTGAGCCACGGGCGGAAACCGGAAATGAACAATTTGCATGTCGGGAAATTGGTCTcacccagattttcaaactaatcgtcacTACTAGTAAACCGATACTTAGCAATATAAATAAAGTCGTATGAAAATATCTCAAGTAGGAAAGCAGCTGACTCCCGCTtgtcgtccgtggctcaaacATAGCAGCAGCTATGTCTTCAAGACGTGATTCGCTTATTTTGTTCGCTCTTTCAAAGCCTAATCCTTTAAGACAACGTTTAAGAGTTTTTATTCCTGGCGGAATGTTAAGAAAAATTTCGACCAAGGTCCTAATATCGAAATTGCTATCGAAAGTCCGAAGTCTGAATTCTAAAGTCCAGGTCTGAAGCCTGTTACTAACGGTAATGACGTGTGGTATAAAATGAGCATAACCCCTCGAAGCTTGTCGATAAAGTTTGCTTCATGATCTCAACAAGGAAATTTTAGAATGCAGTCGGCGCATCGCTTTCTCGTAGTGATAGTCCTCGCGTTTCTTTGAATCATGCTTTTGCCGCGACCAGGGCATACTAAACGCAAGGTATCGGCTAAAAGgagcaaaaataaataaaataatgataaaataaataaaagtgcAAGCGAAGTTGGAAAAAAATCTCACTGCACTGTTCAACAACGCATACTCTCTGCAACCTGCACCTTCACGTAAAAGTCTCAGTTTAGTCATATAAAGCATTCTTGTCTTCAATCATTCATATGTATAAATTCTTATCGTTGTTTTGAATTTACAGCTGTCACAGCTTCTTCTTGCaacgaaatatttcaaaagcaaaGGTAAGTGCTTTCTCACAGAGAAGTCCATTTAGATGAAAAGACACATATAAAATGACCGTAATGCAAAAATAAGCTCTATGTTTATGCATATACTCCTTTGTACACGGTATTGCAAAGCGTGTGAAATTGTGCTGTGCTGTCCTGCATTGCCAAAGTGGATCATAAATCAAAACTCATTTGAGTACAATGAGAGAagctaatttactttaaaaaaaatgatgagcttttgttttcttgtgcaTTTCTTCCCATCGATAAAAGGAGAACCAAGAGCCAGGTGTACACGCTGATGCTTGGGTCACAAGACATCCCAGTTAATTGTTTTATGGGAGACTTCGGATGCGGAAGTGGAGGATGGACCCTTGTAATGAAAACTGATGGCACAAAAGTAAGGGAGGGGGAATTTGCTGGGCAATTTGTATTCACTTATCAGAAattaaaatgctttcattttaaattgttgttaatTTCTCAAACTTGCTAGAGCTGTATTACTTGGTTATTGCATTTCCACTTTGGAAAACAGTGATTTCAACTAAGATGACTTGATTTTGCAATATTTTGCCCGCATCCTTAGAATTATAAACTTTTATTATAAACCCCTTTAATACTTGACTATCGTTTACAGAACACCTTCAACTACTCCTCTCCTTTCTGGAGCAACAAGAAAGAATACAACCTTGCAGGAGGGAAGACTGGTTTTGACAAACATGAAACTAAATTGCCCTCGTATTGGGAGACGCACTTCTCAAAGATTTGTCTTGGAATGTGGAACGGCTCAACGACAAGATTCTTGGTCATTCGCCAAAGTGCCAACTCATTGTACGCACTTATCGCTGACGGAAA includes:
- the LOC136923817 gene encoding uncharacterized skeletal organic matrix protein 5-like isoform X2 — protein: MSVTIFAFYLMSLVSTSETTGEQCKVYQVPIHGKALRGHTYKTAKAEELFRCYVRCERDSACLSCNFKHAQEICEMNNETKETKPNDFITDEESYYIKRTGGAVTASSCNEIFQKQRRTKSQVYTLMLGSQDIPVNCFMGDFGCGSGGWTLVMKTDGTKNTFNYSSPFWSNKKEYNLAGGKTGFDKHETKLPSYWETHFSKICLGMWNGSTTRFLVIRQSANSLYALIADGKYRAVSLGRNKWKSLLGPQASLQTNCNKEGFNVVSGDNFGSEARIGIIANNENDCSSCDSRIGYGTGGYSDEVNTCGNEAKHGADNGDKQIKAMGYILVQ
- the LOC136923817 gene encoding uncharacterized skeletal organic matrix protein 5-like isoform X1 — translated: MICYGCLEGKFSSILLYVMMCSLTIFGSAVWPARHKMSVTIFAFYLMSLVSTSETTGEQCKVYQVPIHGKALRGHTYKTAKAEELFRCYVRCERDSACLSCNFKHAQEICEMNNETKETKPNDFITDEESYYIKRTGGAVTASSCNEIFQKQRRTKSQVYTLMLGSQDIPVNCFMGDFGCGSGGWTLVMKTDGTKNTFNYSSPFWSNKKEYNLAGGKTGFDKHETKLPSYWETHFSKICLGMWNGSTTRFLVIRQSANSLYALIADGKYRAVSLGRNKWKSLLGPQASLQTNCNKEGFNVVSGDNFGSEARIGIIANNENDCSSCDSRIGYGTGGYSDEVNTCGNEAKHGADNGDKQIKAMGYILVQ